One genomic segment of Paraburkholderia hospita includes these proteins:
- a CDS encoding FmdB family zinc ribbon protein produces the protein MPTYQYRCESCGEKFEHAEHVAEHATAQLKCPKCGSDKVQHAPTPFVAKTSRKS, from the coding sequence ATGCCGACCTATCAGTATCGTTGCGAGAGTTGTGGGGAAAAGTTCGAGCACGCGGAGCACGTCGCAGAACATGCGACGGCGCAGCTGAAATGTCCTAAATGCGGAAGCGACAAGGTGCAGCACGCACCGACGCCTTTCGTCGCGAAGACGTCGCGCAAGAGTTGA
- a CDS encoding NAD(P)/FAD-dependent oxidoreductase, which produces MSPSAATREADVLVIGGGLHGSSSAFHLAARGAKVIVLEADYVARHSSGVNAGGVRTLGRPVPEIPLALMSREIWHTLRDTIGDDGGFVPSGQLKIAETEAELDECRERVALLEAHGFTHERLIDRATLLELEPALASHVTGGIWVERDGYALPFKTTTSFRLAAQRHGAQFFEGTPVTRIEQCGIRWLAQTPHGTFSAEKLVITAGAWAGQLAEQVGERVPVHPEGLMLMVTHRVAPFCRATLGATGRPLSFKQFDNGTVVIGGKLIGIADLDGRHGEVDFARLVRSANTVVDLFPHLRHLGVNRAWAGVEAFTDDALPVISASRRASNLVYSFGYCGSGFQLGPACGRLVSELVLDGKASLPLDAFAIDRFARQAISERTASAVAH; this is translated from the coding sequence ATGTCCCCTTCCGCCGCCACGCGCGAAGCCGATGTGCTCGTGATCGGCGGCGGCCTGCACGGATCGAGCAGCGCGTTTCATCTGGCCGCGCGCGGCGCGAAAGTGATCGTGCTCGAAGCCGACTACGTCGCGCGGCACTCGTCGGGCGTGAACGCGGGCGGCGTGCGCACGCTCGGACGGCCTGTGCCGGAAATTCCGCTGGCGCTGATGTCGCGCGAAATCTGGCACACGTTGCGCGACACGATCGGTGACGACGGCGGCTTCGTGCCTTCCGGCCAGTTGAAGATCGCGGAGACGGAGGCAGAACTCGACGAATGCCGCGAACGCGTCGCGCTGCTCGAAGCGCATGGCTTCACGCACGAAAGGCTGATCGACCGCGCGACTTTGCTCGAACTCGAACCCGCGCTCGCGTCGCATGTGACGGGTGGCATCTGGGTCGAGCGCGACGGCTACGCGTTGCCGTTCAAGACCACGACGTCCTTCCGGCTTGCCGCGCAGCGACACGGCGCGCAGTTCTTCGAAGGCACGCCCGTTACTCGCATCGAGCAGTGCGGCATACGCTGGCTTGCGCAGACACCGCACGGCACGTTCAGCGCGGAAAAGCTCGTCATCACGGCGGGTGCGTGGGCGGGCCAACTGGCCGAGCAGGTCGGCGAACGCGTGCCCGTTCATCCCGAAGGGCTGATGCTGATGGTGACGCATCGCGTCGCGCCGTTCTGCCGCGCGACGCTCGGCGCAACGGGACGGCCGCTGTCGTTCAAGCAGTTCGACAACGGCACCGTCGTGATCGGCGGCAAGCTGATCGGTATTGCCGACCTCGATGGACGGCACGGCGAGGTCGACTTCGCGCGGCTCGTTCGCAGCGCGAATACCGTTGTCGATCTGTTTCCGCATTTGCGGCATCTTGGCGTGAATCGCGCGTGGGCGGGCGTCGAAGCCTTCACCGACGACGCGTTGCCCGTGATCTCGGCGAGCCGTCGCGCGTCGAATCTCGTCTACTCGTTCGGCTATTGCGGCAGCGGGTTTCAGCTCGGACCGGCATGCGGGCGGCTCGTCTCCGAACTGGTGCTCGACGGCAAGGCTTCGTTGCCGCTTGATGCATTCGCGATCGACCGCTTCGCGCGGCAGGCCATCTCCGAACGGACGGCGAGCGCCGTCGCTCATTGA
- a CDS encoding cytochrome b/b6 domain-containing protein, with the protein MSHNTVQPGWLRITHWINALAVVLMVMSGWQIYDASPIFPVIHFSPSITLGGWLGGALQWHFAVMWLLVANFIVYLAANLASGRFQRKLLPLKPTQLVADLVAALRGRLKHDDLAHYNAIQKLAYLVVIADIVLIVLSGLAVWKSVQFPLLRTLMGGYDNARIVHFVCMSVLVAFFVVHVMMVALVPRSLLLMIRGR; encoded by the coding sequence TTGAGTCACAACACGGTTCAACCGGGGTGGTTGCGAATTACGCACTGGATCAATGCTTTGGCCGTCGTGCTGATGGTCATGAGCGGCTGGCAGATTTACGATGCGTCGCCGATCTTTCCCGTCATTCATTTCTCTCCTTCGATCACGCTAGGCGGCTGGCTTGGCGGCGCGCTGCAATGGCACTTCGCGGTGATGTGGCTGCTGGTGGCGAACTTCATCGTGTATCTGGCGGCGAATCTTGCGTCGGGCCGCTTTCAGCGCAAGCTGTTGCCGCTCAAACCGACACAGCTTGTCGCCGATCTGGTCGCCGCCTTGCGCGGACGTCTGAAGCACGACGACCTCGCGCATTACAACGCGATCCAAAAGCTCGCCTATCTCGTCGTGATCGCCGATATCGTGCTGATCGTGCTGTCGGGGCTCGCGGTGTGGAAATCCGTACAGTTTCCGTTGCTGCGCACGCTGATGGGCGGCTATGACAATGCGCGCATCGTGCACTTCGTCTGTATGAGCGTGCTGGTCGCGTTCTTCGTCGTGCATGTGATGATGGTCGCGCTCGTGCCGCGCTCGTTGCTGCTGATGATCCGGGGACGCTGA
- a CDS encoding RidA family protein, producing MSDIVRIETNQRMSRVVKAAGLVFIGGQTSNDHAADVKIQTASVLAKIDGFLEKAGIDKTRLVSAQVWLANIERDFAGMNSVWDAWVAPGCAPTRATVEAKLAAPELLVEIAVVALA from the coding sequence ATGTCCGATATCGTGAGAATCGAAACGAATCAGCGCATGAGCCGTGTCGTCAAGGCGGCGGGGCTTGTGTTCATCGGCGGCCAGACGTCGAACGATCACGCGGCTGATGTGAAGATCCAGACGGCCAGCGTGCTGGCGAAGATCGACGGCTTTCTGGAGAAGGCTGGCATCGACAAAACGCGCCTCGTGTCGGCTCAGGTGTGGCTCGCGAATATCGAGCGCGATTTCGCGGGGATGAACAGCGTCTGGGACGCGTGGGTCGCGCCCGGCTGCGCGCCGACCCGCGCGACCGTCGAGGCGAAGCTCGCCGCGCCTGAGCTGCTGGTCGAGATCGCCGTCGTCGCGCTGGCGTAG
- a CDS encoding sensor domain-containing diguanylate cyclase, whose protein sequence is MSEKTSMFDSLLATPTPEKAVVSPSVRAALLSALFDNAWPLFLSGISSIFVAVVACFRLHQTWTALWLIADIALLAARLGIVRLYVARSRVGEVHPGPWAARYAPVSLIACLLLGLGTAACFLSPDKELATLAIMVAAGILGGIASRNAALPRLAIAQIFLGTVPIGIGALIAPQSGAWILVPPLIAYNAAMVSVVWRHYNGLVALMTAEQRHAELAARFDAALAYMPHGLCTVDGAGKVVIANRRTAELFGATVEMLKLNVPLPEFIGHVGITQFGGTLRKRLVERFSAWLGDERSPMGLELQDGRQLELTRNPVPDGSAVIIIEDVTERRQTEAKILHLARHDALTGLPNRRELRDRLEQILLDRARMKGDAIAMMYLDLDGFKQVNDRLGHCAGDEVLETVASRLSRVLRPGELVARLGGDEFAIIADHTTLPSVVALAQRVIRDIALPYHLSTGEAVSIGTSVGIALAANDDSVDGLIRRADQALYTAKQAGRGTYRVANA, encoded by the coding sequence ATGTCCGAGAAAACTTCCATGTTCGATTCGCTACTGGCGACGCCCACGCCAGAGAAGGCCGTTGTCAGTCCGTCGGTGCGCGCAGCGCTGCTGTCCGCGCTGTTCGACAACGCATGGCCGTTGTTCCTGTCGGGCATCTCCAGCATTTTCGTGGCCGTCGTTGCGTGCTTCCGGCTGCATCAGACATGGACGGCGCTCTGGCTGATTGCCGATATCGCCCTGCTGGCCGCACGCCTCGGGATCGTGCGCCTTTATGTGGCGCGCAGCCGCGTCGGTGAGGTGCATCCCGGCCCGTGGGCCGCCCGCTACGCGCCCGTCAGCCTGATTGCCTGCCTGCTGCTCGGGCTCGGCACGGCGGCGTGCTTTCTGTCACCGGACAAGGAACTGGCCACGCTCGCGATCATGGTCGCAGCAGGCATTCTCGGCGGCATCGCGTCGCGCAACGCGGCGCTGCCGCGGCTTGCGATCGCGCAGATCTTTCTCGGCACGGTGCCCATCGGCATTGGTGCGCTGATCGCGCCGCAAAGCGGCGCATGGATTCTCGTGCCGCCGCTCATCGCGTACAACGCGGCAATGGTATCGGTCGTGTGGCGCCACTATAACGGCCTCGTCGCGCTGATGACGGCCGAACAGCGGCACGCCGAACTGGCCGCGCGCTTCGACGCCGCGTTGGCCTACATGCCGCATGGCCTGTGCACCGTCGACGGAGCGGGCAAGGTCGTGATCGCCAACCGCCGCACGGCGGAGCTGTTCGGCGCGACCGTCGAGATGCTCAAGCTCAACGTGCCGCTGCCCGAGTTCATCGGCCACGTCGGCATCACGCAGTTCGGCGGGACGCTGCGCAAGCGGCTCGTCGAACGGTTCAGCGCATGGCTCGGCGACGAGCGCAGCCCGATGGGTCTCGAACTGCAGGACGGCCGCCAGCTGGAATTGACCCGCAACCCGGTGCCGGACGGCAGCGCCGTCATCATCATCGAGGACGTGACGGAGCGGCGTCAGACGGAGGCGAAGATCCTGCACCTCGCGCGGCACGACGCGCTGACGGGCCTACCGAACCGCCGCGAGCTGCGCGACCGGCTAGAGCAGATCCTGCTGGACCGCGCGCGGATGAAGGGCGATGCGATCGCGATGATGTATCTGGACCTGGACGGCTTCAAGCAGGTCAACGACCGGCTCGGCCATTGCGCGGGCGACGAGGTGCTGGAGACGGTCGCCTCGCGGCTGTCGCGCGTGCTGCGTCCGGGCGAACTGGTCGCGCGCCTGGGCGGCGACGAGTTCGCGATCATCGCCGACCACACCACGCTACCTTCCGTTGTCGCGCTGGCTCAGCGGGTGATCCGCGACATCGCGCTGCCGTATCACCTGTCGACAGGCGAGGCCGTCAGCATCGGCACCAGCGTCGGCATTGCGCTGGCGGCGAACGACGATTCCGTCGACGGCCTGATCCGGCGCGCGGATCAGGCGTTGTATACCGCGAAGCAGGCGGGCCGGGGCACGTATCGCGTGGCGAACGCGTAG
- a CDS encoding molybdopterin-dependent oxidoreductase yields MTIRKRTPQPGSFLATHGESIIRDAQRELKSPARRLFGQRLLTLGGIAMLSGCDLTNDKAVNTALRRISFFNDDVQALLFDPNKLAPTYPESMITRPFPFNAFYDIDDVPEVDAASYRLQVGGLAHGKGVWTLDELRALPQESQITRHICIEGWSAIGHWGGVRFSDFLRRAGADTSAKYVSLRCADNYWTSIDMPTALHAQTLLTLTYDNDVLPPKYGFPMKLRMPTKLGYKNPKHIVSIEITNQYPGGYWENQGYNWFGGS; encoded by the coding sequence ATGACGATCCGCAAACGCACCCCGCAGCCAGGCTCTTTTCTCGCGACTCACGGCGAGTCGATCATCCGCGATGCACAGCGCGAACTCAAATCACCCGCGCGACGACTGTTCGGGCAGCGGCTGCTGACGCTTGGTGGCATCGCGATGTTGTCCGGTTGCGATCTGACCAACGACAAGGCAGTGAACACGGCATTGCGCCGCATTTCGTTCTTCAACGACGACGTGCAGGCCCTGCTGTTCGACCCGAACAAACTCGCGCCGACCTATCCCGAGTCGATGATCACGCGTCCGTTTCCGTTCAACGCGTTCTATGACATCGACGACGTGCCCGAAGTGGACGCCGCGTCTTACCGCCTGCAGGTAGGTGGACTCGCGCACGGCAAGGGCGTGTGGACGCTCGACGAACTGCGCGCGCTGCCGCAGGAAAGCCAGATCACGCGGCATATCTGTATCGAAGGATGGAGCGCGATCGGGCATTGGGGCGGCGTGCGCTTCTCCGATTTCCTGCGCCGCGCAGGCGCGGATACTAGCGCCAAGTATGTGTCGCTACGTTGCGCGGACAACTATTGGACCAGCATCGACATGCCGACTGCGCTGCACGCGCAGACGCTGCTCACGCTCACTTACGACAACGACGTGTTGCCGCCGAAGTACGGCTTTCCGATGAAGCTGCGCATGCCGACCAAACTCGGCTACAAGAATCCGAAGCATATCGTCTCCATCGAAATCACGAACCAGTATCCGGGCGGCTACTGGGAGAACCAGGGTTACAACTGGTTCGGCGGTTCGTGA
- a CDS encoding SMP-30/gluconolactonase/LRE family protein — protein sequence MHNRRIRLHALFFSAFIAMIASVCHAQYTTDWLANTYGTLASHVGNAARSMWVAPEGVVYTASMWDENEGGVAIYQNGRSVGSIGIHSEFQGSAITGNATSIFAAMQAGTQYGSGGVGRYNRATGTRDLVINVSTWNAVTRADAITGLATAGSLLYASDFFGNRVRVFTTDGAWQQDFSVAGPGALALDSAGNVWVARKSASAIVEYGPTGALLNTIQMAATSRPSALYFDASTGLLMVGDEGPDMNIKLYSLSGAPQLAGTFGVQGGYLDTTTGIKGQVGDKRFTRIEGIGRDSAGNLYVLNNPWGGGWDLGRNGGTDIHAYNSAGSLLWKLQSLNFEAVAAPDPVTDGALFYSGTNIHSGTAGGTFVANTVDPFSYPNDPRLNVNDTQRDEHFGQLVSVGGNRILVASGQNPAIFYFFHFEPSKGYIAVPDASLPGAAFNTTCPVTGGFSIDSKGDVWAGLDRTNHIYHYPLTGFDGYGKPAWGPGIALPIPMSIRPLTRIIYLAESDTMILAQGIAGSWDWTAMNTRIEVYHGWSAGNMTRPDPVINLTSANAKSMTAAGDYLFIGYVHTVPNIDAFNLTTGRLDTTLTNSNPVNVDVGNDVDSMYGLRAYLRSTGEYVVTKDNYNGSSIIVYRWTP from the coding sequence ATGCACAACAGACGAATACGGCTACACGCCCTGTTCTTCAGCGCATTCATTGCAATGATCGCATCGGTCTGTCATGCGCAATACACGACCGACTGGCTCGCGAATACTTATGGCACGCTTGCGTCGCACGTGGGCAATGCCGCGCGTTCGATGTGGGTCGCGCCAGAAGGCGTCGTCTATACAGCTTCGATGTGGGACGAAAATGAAGGCGGCGTTGCAATCTACCAGAACGGACGAAGCGTCGGATCGATTGGTATCCATAGCGAGTTTCAAGGCAGCGCCATTACGGGCAATGCGACATCGATTTTTGCTGCGATGCAGGCGGGCACGCAATACGGCAGCGGCGGCGTCGGCCGCTATAACCGCGCGACGGGCACACGCGATCTCGTCATCAACGTCAGCACATGGAACGCGGTGACCCGCGCCGATGCGATCACGGGACTCGCGACGGCCGGCTCGCTGCTCTATGCGAGCGATTTCTTCGGCAATCGCGTGCGCGTCTTCACGACGGATGGCGCATGGCAGCAGGACTTCAGCGTCGCTGGACCCGGGGCGCTCGCACTGGATAGCGCGGGCAATGTCTGGGTGGCGCGCAAGAGCGCGAGCGCCATCGTCGAATACGGTCCCACGGGCGCCTTGCTGAACACGATCCAGATGGCCGCGACTTCGCGTCCTTCCGCTTTGTACTTCGATGCATCGACGGGCCTGCTGATGGTCGGCGACGAAGGCCCCGACATGAACATCAAGCTCTACAGCTTGTCAGGCGCGCCGCAACTGGCGGGCACCTTCGGCGTTCAGGGCGGCTATCTCGACACCACGACGGGCATCAAAGGCCAGGTCGGCGACAAGCGCTTCACACGTATTGAAGGCATCGGCAGGGACTCGGCCGGCAATCTGTATGTTCTCAACAATCCGTGGGGCGGCGGCTGGGATCTCGGCCGCAACGGCGGCACGGACATTCACGCGTATAACAGCGCAGGTAGCCTGCTGTGGAAGCTGCAGTCGCTCAACTTCGAAGCTGTCGCCGCGCCCGATCCCGTGACGGATGGCGCGTTGTTCTATAGCGGCACGAACATCCATTCGGGCACGGCGGGCGGCACTTTCGTCGCGAATACCGTCGATCCTTTCTCGTATCCCAACGACCCGCGCCTCAACGTCAACGACACGCAACGCGACGAGCACTTTGGCCAGCTCGTCAGCGTCGGCGGCAACCGGATTCTCGTTGCGTCAGGACAGAACCCGGCCATCTTCTACTTCTTCCATTTCGAACCGTCGAAGGGCTATATCGCGGTGCCGGATGCTTCGCTGCCTGGTGCCGCGTTCAATACGACGTGCCCGGTGACGGGCGGTTTCAGCATCGACAGCAAAGGCGACGTGTGGGCCGGGCTCGATCGCACGAATCACATCTATCACTATCCGCTGACGGGCTTCGATGGATACGGCAAGCCGGCATGGGGACCCGGCATCGCTTTGCCCATTCCCATGAGCATCCGCCCATTGACACGCATCATCTATCTCGCCGAAAGCGACACGATGATTCTTGCGCAAGGCATCGCGGGCAGTTGGGACTGGACCGCGATGAACACGCGGATCGAGGTGTATCACGGCTGGAGCGCGGGCAATATGACGCGCCCCGACCCGGTGATCAATCTCACCAGCGCAAATGCGAAATCGATGACGGCGGCGGGCGACTATCTGTTCATCGGCTACGTGCACACGGTGCCGAACATCGACGCGTTCAATCTCACCACGGGGCGCCTCGACACAACGCTGACCAATTCGAACCCGGTCAATGTGGACGTCGGCAACGATGTCGACTCGATGTATGGCCTGCGTGCCTACCTCAGATCGACGGGCGAGTACGTGGTCACGAAAGACAACTACAACGGATCGAGCATCATTGTTTATCGCTGGACGCCGTGA
- a CDS encoding acyltransferase family protein, with protein sequence MASTLKLPASANSGKSLKIDGIRFLAAFWVLMYHFKPPLFRELLPHRLSFLGGALWSGSTALFAGPAAVIVFFVISGYCIHAAYHKDVALKPVNYYASRFIRIGLPLVVLLCVVQPLPTGQNYLESVLWSLYCEMVYYAVYPLLRPRFHYIGEMIVGCALTAAAMVTCVRLFGHPVCHGCVYETYRVPGTALLYGAGWISGCLIAETQRNAAQFQIRGAYSPLTMAMRQGLDASTRLLANHLVVLRTVIVAAGAAVMILLSESSLKPAALPLITPDITLPVFQILAAIWIATETATPSQSRSWTVLAACGAWSYSLYLCHKTALALLEMTTFDETSRYAWFVEVALALAISYAFYRIIEKPSHVISQRLRKYTPDVPGAPAA encoded by the coding sequence ATGGCGAGTACCTTGAAGCTGCCGGCGTCGGCCAATTCCGGAAAATCTTTAAAGATCGACGGCATTCGCTTTCTTGCGGCGTTCTGGGTACTGATGTACCACTTCAAGCCGCCTCTTTTCCGCGAACTCTTGCCGCATCGGCTTTCGTTTCTCGGCGGCGCGCTGTGGTCCGGATCGACCGCATTGTTCGCCGGACCCGCCGCTGTCATCGTGTTCTTTGTGATTTCCGGCTATTGCATTCACGCGGCATATCATAAGGACGTCGCGCTCAAGCCAGTCAACTATTATGCGTCGCGATTCATCCGTATTGGATTGCCGCTCGTCGTTCTGCTATGCGTCGTTCAGCCATTGCCGACGGGGCAGAACTATCTGGAATCGGTGTTGTGGTCGCTTTACTGCGAGATGGTGTATTACGCGGTTTATCCGCTTTTGCGGCCGCGCTTTCACTATATCGGCGAAATGATCGTCGGCTGTGCGCTGACGGCGGCTGCGATGGTTACATGCGTGCGGCTGTTCGGGCATCCCGTTTGCCACGGTTGCGTCTATGAAACCTATCGCGTGCCGGGCACGGCATTGCTGTACGGAGCCGGCTGGATTTCAGGCTGCCTGATCGCGGAGACGCAGCGTAACGCGGCGCAGTTTCAGATTCGTGGCGCGTATTCGCCGCTGACGATGGCGATGAGGCAAGGCCTGGATGCGAGCACGCGTCTGCTTGCCAACCATCTCGTCGTGCTGAGGACGGTGATTGTTGCCGCAGGCGCAGCCGTGATGATTCTGCTGTCGGAATCGAGTCTCAAGCCGGCCGCGCTGCCGTTGATCACACCGGATATCACGCTGCCAGTATTTCAGATCCTCGCGGCGATCTGGATCGCGACGGAAACCGCGACGCCGTCACAATCCCGTTCGTGGACGGTGCTGGCTGCATGCGGCGCGTGGTCCTACAGCCTTTATCTTTGCCACAAGACCGCGCTGGCGCTACTCGAAATGACGACATTCGACGAAACCTCGCGCTACGCATGGTTCGTCGAAGTGGCGCTGGCCCTCGCGATCAGCTACGCGTTCTACCGGATCATCGAAAAGCCTTCGCACGTCATTTCGCAGCGGCTGCGAAAGTACACACCGGACGTGCCGGGCGCGCCCGCGGCCTGA